The DNA window AAAAGATTCTAAAATTGAACTCAAAGGATGATGATTTTCGAGTTCTGGGAATTTGGGGGATGGGTGGAGTAGGGAAGACAACTCATGCTGCTGCTTTGTACGATAGAATCTCTTATCAGTTTGATGCTCGTTGTTTTATTAGTAACACAAGCAAACTTTATATGGATGGTGGTATTGTTGCTGTACAAAAACAAATTCTTCGTCAAACTCTAGACGAAAGAAATCTAGACTCTTACGATACTTGTGACATTGCCGAGATTATGTTAAATAGGCTTCATAGTGGCATTAAGGTCCTTCTAGTTCTTGACAATGTTGATCAATTAGAGCAATTGCAGGAATTAGGTATAAATCCTAAATTACTTTGGAGTGGTAGTAGAATAATCATAACCACAAGAGATGAGCATATTCTAAGAGTATATGAGGCAGATACAATACACAAAGTTCCCATGTTGAACAGTAATGATGCATGTGAACTTTTTCGTAGAAGAGCCTTCAAAGGTGAAGACCAAAGCAGCAATTGTGTTGAGTTGATTCCAGAGATACTAAAATATGCTCAAAATCTTCCATTAGCAATTAAAGTAGTGGGCTCTTTCTTGTGTACCCGAGATGCTACTCAGTGGATAGATGCTTTGGATAGATTGAAGAACAATCCAGACAGTAGAATTATGGATGTGCTTCAGATGAGTGTTGATGGACTAGAACATGAGGAGAAGGAAATATTTCTGCACATTGCTTGTTTCTTTAAAGGGGAGAGGGAAGTTTATGTAAAGCGAATCTTAGATGCTTGTGGACTACACCCTCACATTGGGATTCAAAGAATCCTTGAGAAATCTCTAATTACCATTAAAAACCAGGAGATTCATATGCATGATATGTTACAAAAATTAGGGAAGAAAATCGTCCGGCACCGATTTCCCGAAGAGCCAGGATCGTGGAGTAGATTATGGCAATATCATGATTTCTATCAAGTATTGACAACAGAAACGGTAACAATTATGTTTCCAAAACTAGAGGGTGCGATTTTTACTTTGAGTGAATTTAACTTGGGCGGGGTTTTGTGGAGGAAATGATGATTTTAGGTTTCATTTGTGATTTCGCATTAGTTATTTGTTGGTTTATATCTTTGAATCATTGCAAATGCTGTTTTTGGTAAtcatttgtttagtttttttatagCTATCATTAGTTTAGTTTTGAGCCAATAGGTATTCTCTGCCTTGTTCCTCTGATTTGGTAGCATGACAGCATCTCTTACCATGACTTTCCTATCATTAAGTAACaatctgttgctaacatttgctTTATgccaaatatatattttgtttatgaagagctttttttataatttttatatattatcattTCGATAATATTTTGGTTATCACAACTTTACCAAATTTTCCTAGAACATCTTCATCGTATGACATATAGTACATTTCAATTAACATTCATACTGGGAACTTGTTTTTAATAAACAATTTCAAGAAAACCATATACTATGTTGTTCTTACACAATTAATTTGAACACAGTTTGATTCCATGATTTTCTTATTCCATTAAATGTTTTGACATTGTAATATAGGATATATTGGTAATTTTATGTTTCTAAAATGGTTTGTTCaagtaatttcatttttttttctatgTTATGCTTGTGAATAAGAATTAGTTTGTTCCTAGAATAAGAGTTTGTTCTTAGAATAAGAGAAACAAATCGAAAATTGATTTGTTCTCATTAAATGTAATGATTTAGTGTAATTACCTGAATAGCCCTGAAACCTCTATATATAGAAAAAATAACAATGAGAAATGCAtgaagccaagaattattgacgATGCTTACTCTTTTCTTTCCTCAGGGAACAAACAATGTTAAAGCTATAGTTCTGGATCAAAAGGAAAGTTTCTCCAAATGCAGGGCTGAAGGATTTTCAAATATGAGGAACCTTGCACTTCTCATATTGTATCATAACAATTTTTCAGGAAATTTGGATTTTCTTTCCCACAACTTGCGATATCTTTTGTGGCATGGATACCCTTTTACTTCTTTGCCGTCAAATTTTGAGCCATATTATCTTATGGAATTGAATATGCCTGATAGTAGCATTCAACGACTGTGGGAAGGCCGCAAGGTACTCGAATTATTATTACATTTCTATTATTATTACATTTCAacactaatatatttattaaattatttattaagttgacttCTTATTCTGCAAAGTAATCTCTACTAGAGATGCTCTTATGCACTTATTTAGCAACAGTTAAAATGCGAGTAAACTTGCTTGAGGATTTTTAAAATTTGCATTTCCTTGGAAAGCACACCACAACAAATTAATGAAATTCATCTTTTAGCGGGAAATCTTTATTGATAGGTGCTATTTCTCTTTACAGGATCTCCcttttttgaaaagtttagatttgagcaactccaagtatcTTAGAGAGACTCCAAAATTTTTTTGGACCCCAAAACTGGAGCGCCTAGATTTTACCGGATGCACAAACTTATTACAGGTCCATCCATCAATTGGACATCTTACAGAACTTGTTTTCTTAAGTTTGCAAAACTGCAGCAGTTTGGTCGACCTCGATTTTGGTAGTGTATTGAATTTAAATTCTTTGAGAGTTCTACGTCTCTCTGGTTGCTCAAAACTTGAAAACACGCCAGATTTTACTGGGGCATCAAATCTTGAGTATCTTGATATGGACGGTTGTACAAGTTTATCCAAAGTTCATGAATCTATCGGGGCTCTTTCAAAGCTTAGATTCTTGAGTTTGAGGGATTGCATAATTCTTACGGGAATACCCAATAGAATTAATACCATGACTTCTCTTGTAACTCTAGATTTATGCGGCTGCTTGAAACTTGTGACTCTGCCCCTCAGACGGACTTTCAGTTCTTCTTATATGAAAGATACGACTCTGCCCCTCGGACGGGCTTTCAGTCCTTCTCATATGCAATCCTTAATTGTTCTTGATGTAAGCTTTTGCAATCTTCATGAAGTACCTAATGTTATTGGAGAGCTACGGTGTTTAGAAAGACTAAGTCTACAAGGAAACGACTTTAAGTTACTGCCCCATACTTTCAGTAAGCTTGGAAAGCTGGCATATCTGAACTTGGCTCATTGCCATGAGCTTCAAACTTTTCCACATATAAATACACTGAAAGATTCATCTCTAGGGGGAAGTTATTTTAAAATGACATCGGGATCGCGTGATCATAGGTCAGGATTATATGCTTTCGACTGCCCCAAAGTGAAGTTCTTCCTATCTAATCCCCAAGAGTATTTTACCAAGTATATTTATCAATGGTTAGAAAGACTTCTTAAGGTCAGTACTTTGCATAACATCCCTCTCTTTAAATTTGTAGGTTAGATAGTTTTTCTCTACCTTTGATATTTGTGTTTTTTTCTCTGATATATCTTTTGCAATCAAGGTCTACTCTGAAACATAGTTAAACTCGTTCCCTTGCTGCATTGACATAAGCTTAAATGTTtttctacttccctaatcaaacATTGCTTCATCAGGGAGTCGGACTTTTAAAATGATTTCCTCTGTTAGGATTATGTATTTATAGTTTTTAGCCTACAGATAGTTATCCGGCAACAGCAAGCCACATAGCACTTTTTCATAGCAAAAACTTCCCAGATCTGACCTTTGGTTTTTCGCTGGTACTAGGAACCCCTTCACTTTCGGTGTGGCTTTGACATTATTGTTCCTTGGCCTGAAAATGTTAATCATCCACCCGCTCATCCTATTCCAATGTGGTTCCGTCACCAATTTGATGGGCATTCAATAGTAAGGATAGTACAGGCTAATCTGGGTGACAACTGGATTGGCTTTTCCTTTTGTGTAGCATTTGAGGTAAACAACCTTTCTGCAAATTCTGGTTCATCACATGGTTCCTTGTCCTTGGAACTGCCGCATCctttttatctttcttttgaaaGTGAACAAACGGAAGAACGCTTCGATATGCTACTTAGTTTGGAATTGAATAAAATTGATGGATCtaaacatctttggataatttataTCTCTCAAGAGCATTGCCACTTTGTGAAAACAGGAGCACATATCTCATTTAAAGCCTGCCCAGGTTTGATCATAAAGAAATGGGGATTGCGTGTTCTAGGCGAGAAGGGTACAGTAAAACTATCTTCTCATGGCTTTGAAGAATCTGAAGTGCATCATCTTATGTTTGATTATGTGGAAAAAAATATCAGCAGGCATGGACCTAAAATTCAGCTTCCCTACAATTGGTTGGTTTCTGAGGAAGAGGAAGTTGAGAATTCTCAAGCCAAGTTAAAAGAAATTAATCTTTCTAATCTAGGTCTTTAGATATGACAACCACAGCCAGAACACATCTTCCTTGAGCCTTGAGGTAACTATCTCACCTAACCAGCTACACATCATTAAGTAATAACTCATCTCAattgttaattattaattaatcttTATTTACAATAGTGATATGAACTACTAGTATTAAGTTTATCTAAGAATTTCTCTTTAACTAATATTTTTAGGCCTCTTCTATTATGGTTCAATTTTGCCACTCCTTTCATGAAGATGTTAAATTGGAATTCACGGTGCTACTTGGCTTAGCTTGGATCTCTAAGTTAACTCAAGGATCAGtggttattgattttttttaaggtCTTTGATTCAGACTTCTCTTAACTTCATTAGTCTGGGTCCATAATCTGGTGTTGGAGAAATTCAGAATGAGACCATGCGAAATGTTTCCTTCAAATTACATGATGGTGAAACAATTTGAGAGGCTGCTCAAGTTCTATAGTACAATAAGAGGTGTAGGGGGAACTGAGAGGGAATAATCAATTTCTGGAATTATGTTTTTTACTGTCACAGAAATGATGTCACTTTGATTCATTTATATTGATGCATATACATTCGAAGAGGGTGCTTTTTTGCCACTCTAAGCTTGTTGTCAAATGTTTCATGGCCTATTTCATTTGTAACTGGTTGTTGGtttagttttctttgtttgtcAATAACCTTGTGTGCTTTTGGGTTTGTTTTTTGGATGCTGCTTCTTTGGTTTGTACATGTTTTTGTATTCTGTCACTCTGACCAAACTCGGTCACATCTTGTGCTTGTTTTAACTGTTTCATAATTAGCTCCCCTTTTTTATAGGTTTTTTTTCCTTATGGTTTGATATGATTAAAGGTGCTGCAAAAAGGCTTGACAAAGATAGAGAGCTTTTGACTTGGGGTGTTGAGAAGGAGTTTGTAAGGAAGAAGGTTGGTTGTATATGATTATGGTGCATGTGGTGTGGATCGCATGATGCAATTAAGAATAGGGAGGAGGTGAGAAGCCATGGTATTGGATGTTTCATGGAATTGGTTCGATGAAGATGCCGCTGAGAGGTAGAAAGAAAATCATTTGATGGTTTTATGGTGATTAATGGGTTCATAGCTAATGCATTATATAGCTCAAATATGTACAAGTTTTGATACTTGTATATATGATTTTGATGAGTTTGGTTGGGTTAAGATGAGTTAGGGCATTTGTAGAATTTTTTTTCCATGGAAGCTGAATGAAGCttttttttggagatgcatctccgaacttgACTGTTTCAggtgttcggagatgcatctccgaactctTTCCTGTGTCATAATTTTATATGTTTTCTTTCCTGCATCTCAGCTCGTCGTGAGAGGGCTAGTCAGCACCAGTAGCTACAGTCGTCCCCctgttaattatttgtttttggactgcattaagtttttatttatttgtcattattatttatttatcattattgTTTCAGTTTTGTTTTAGTCAAATAATGGATGCTAAACTTTAGGAGCAAGTCTAGTCAGTTATTCCACGTTCCTAATGTGGTGGTGGTTAGTTTTACTTTTGTAAACACTATAAGTGTTCTCGCTGTTACGAATAAAATTCACAGTAAATTCCCATTTTCTCAATCTCTCTGCTATAATAAAACCAACACCCCCTTTGCCTCACGATAGGGAAACGCTGGTCTCTAGGAGTCGACTTCATGGGGGTTGAGATCACATAGTGGTGTGATCCATAATGAGGATGAGCCTGTTGCGTTCCAGGTTCCAGTTGTTGTAGTTGTCCCCCTTGCAGACGCGTTTCCTGAAGGGCGTCAAACACTTCCTTGCTCATATACTTTAATGAGCATGTGGTCCCCATGTTTGGGAAAGAGAGATATATTTTTAAACattctatattatttaatttgtatcCAAATTAAACTCAACTaatcatgttttattttattttattttcaacaggAGCGTGCAAGTCTGAAAAGTGTGAATCATGCAAGAAAGATTCATCACATTTATCAGCCTGATGATAAGTGGTTCTAAACTATATTTCAAAACTCTGGCCTTGCAGGTCTTTGCGCTTTCGGGTACACCAACATCATAAGTGGCATGTAGGTTGCTTTTATTGAGAGATGACATAGCGAAACATCATCTTTCCACCTGCCCATCAGTGAGATGACTATCATGTTGGATGATGTATCTTGCCTTTTACACCTTTCCATCAAAGGAAGGTTGCTTGATCATTCTAAGATCATCAGGGTCGATGCGATTGATATGATGGTGACTTTGTTGGGAGCGGATCTCAAAGGAGCATTTGATCAGTGTGGAACAATCAGGGGTGCACATGCCAAATTCTATTGGTTAGCAAAATTGTATCACAACAACCTGGAGTTAGCTGAAAACCCGGACGCCGATGATTTATTGGTTCTGTACCACCGGAAGTGTTCCCTGAGGTGCTACTTCATGTTCATGGTTGACACATTCATGTTTATGGACACAAGTGCAACCTACGTAGATGTTGCCTACCTCAAATGTTTCATTGACTTGAAGTCTATTTGTGAATTGAATTGGGGGGAAGCGTGCTTGATTTACCTGTACCACAACCTGAACGATGCTTGCAAATGGATTACAAGGCAAATGACGGGTTCATGCACCCTGCTTACGCTAATTTCCAAATCCCACTAAGTTACAAACTActtcctccgtcccaaaatatccGTCATGTTTAGAAAAATTATTTGTCCCAAAATACTTGTCACTTTTAGTAACCaatgcaattttatttttaatcttccaattgtaccctctaataaataatcttgatttattattttctcacttAACATTAATACTAATTCGAAGACACCAATAATTGATAAGCATAATTTGGTAAAGTAactattctctctctttcatttattactgTTACTTAATCCGTGTCAAAATGTCAACTATGACACTTATTTTGAGATGGAGGGAGTAGTTTTTTTTACACTTGTTACGAAAACTTTTTTTCTCATTGTTTTTCAGGGATAAATCATGGCTCACTACCAGTGGATCCATGGGTTTGTAGGTGACATAGTCTATACTCATGACTAACCATATACTTCCAAGTTTGTCCCTAATAGAGAGAATGATCATATCTTGTTGTACCGTGTGTACATTGACCACACTCAGCATGGCGACATAAATGGAGGTCATACGGTGCTCACAAGGAGAGAGTTCCATTTGACCCCATTTTGATATACTCTGGATCCTTGGCCTGTGGGACCAACATCATGTGCAAGTATCTGCCCGAGCAGTGCATGAGACAGTTTTGGTATGTGCAGATTATTCTCAGGTCACTCTTCTAGGTTGTTTTTATTCGTACTGTCCGCAAACACCTAGATGATATTTTGGCGAACTGGGAGAATCATATGGTACCAGTGGAGTATCAGACTCATGAGGCCGTCTCTCAATGGAGTTTTGTTAAGGGGTACAAGACATGGTTCTATAAAGTGTCACACCGTTACACGACACAGGACGCTCTTGGGCACCCAGGTCTGCTCATGAGGAGCTCTTGAAGGATCAGAAGGCATTGAACGACCATTTCGTTG is part of the Vicia villosa cultivar HV-30 ecotype Madison, WI linkage group LG2, Vvil1.0, whole genome shotgun sequence genome and encodes:
- the LOC131653625 gene encoding disease resistance protein RUN1-like isoform X3, translated to MASTSNNSSSLRVCKYDVFLSFRGIDTRNTFINHLYHHLIRKGISVFKDDQTLQKGKSISRQLLQAIRDSRVSIAVFSKYYSKSTWCLNEMAVIAECHTQFNQTVIPVFYNVDPSHVRKQIGLFEISFNSSSQTKKLKPDLIDRWKKATSELANLVGFDVRDKPEFSEIEKIVQAVIKSLNHKFSGFTNDLVGMQPRVEELEKILKLNSKDDDFRVLGIWGMGGVGKTTHAAALYDRISYQFDARCFISNTSKLYMDGGIVAVQKQILRQTLDERNLDSYDTCDIAEIMLNRLHSGIKVLLVLDNVDQLEQLQELGINPKLLWSGSRIIITTRDEHILRVYEADTIHKVPMLNSNDACELFRRRAFKGEDQSSNCVELIPEILKYAQNLPLAIKVVGSFLCTRDATQWIDALDRLKNNPDSRIMDVLQMSVDGLEHEEKEIFLHIACFFKGEREVYVKRILDACGLHPHIGIQRILEKSLITIKNQEIHMHDMLQKLGKKIVRHRFPEEPGSWSRLWQYHDFYQVLTTETGTNNVKAIVLDQKESFSKCRAEGFSNMRNLALLILYHNNFSGNLDFLSHNLRYLLWHGYPFTSLPSNFEPYYLMELNMPDSSIQRLWEGRKDLPFLKSLDLSNSKYLRETPKFFWTPKLERLDFTGCTNLLQVHPSIGHLTELVFLSLQNCSSLVDLDFGSVLNLNSLRVLRLSGCSKLENTPDFTGASNLEYLDMDGCTSLSKVHESIGALSKLRFLSLRDCIILTGIPNRINTMTSLVTLDLCGCLKLVTLPLRRTFSSSYMKDTTLPLGRAFSPSHMQSLIVLDVSFCNLHEVPNVIGELRCLERLSLQGNDFKLLPHTFSKLGKLAYLNLAHCHELQTFPHINTLKDSSLGGSYFKMTSGSRDHRSGLYAFDCPKVKFFLSNPQEYFTKYIYQWLERLLKEHISHLKPAQV
- the LOC131653625 gene encoding disease resistance protein RUN1-like isoform X2; translated protein: MASTSNNSSSLRVCKYDVFLSFRGIDTRNTFINHLYHHLIRKGISVFKDDQTLQKGKSISRQLLQAIRDSRVSIAVFSKYYSKSTWCLNEMAVIAECHTQFNQTVIPVFYNVDPSHVRKQIGLFEISFNSSSQTKKLKPDLIDRWKKATSELANLVGFDVRDKPEFSEIEKIVQAVIKSLNHKFSGFTNDLVGMQPRVEELEKILKLNSKDDDFRVLGIWGMGGVGKTTHAAALYDRISYQFDARCFISNTSKLYMDGGIVAVQKQILRQTLDERNLDSYDTCDIAEIMLNRLHSGIKVLLVLDNVDQLEQLQELGINPKLLWSGSRIIITTRDEHILRVYEADTIHKVPMLNSNDACELFRRRAFKGEDQSSNCVELIPEILKYAQNLPLAIKVVGSFLCTRDATQWIDALDRLKNNPDSRIMDVLQMSVDGLEHEEKEIFLHIACFFKGEREVYVKRILDACGLHPHIGIQRILEKSLITIKNQEIHMHDMLQKLGKKIVRHRFPEEPGSWSRLWQYHDFYQVLTTETGTNNVKAIVLDQKESFSKCRAEGFSNMRNLALLILYHNNFSGNLDFLSHNLRYLLWHGYPFTSLPSNFEPYYLMELNMPDSSIQRLWEGRKDLPFLKSLDLSNSKYLRETPKFFWTPKLERLDFTGCTNLLQVHPSIGHLTELVFLSLQNCSSLVDLDFGSVLNLNSLRVLRLSGCSKLENTPDFTGASNLEYLDMDGCTSLSKVHESIGALSKLRFLSLRDCIILTGIPNRINTMTSLVTLDLCGCLKLVTLPLRRTFSSSYMKDTTLPLGRAFSPSHMQSLIVLDVSFCNLHEVPNVIGELRCLERLSLQGNDFKLLPHTFSKLGKLAYLNLAHCHELQTFPHINTLKDSSLGGSYFKMTSGSRDHRSGLYAFDCPKVKFFLSNPQEYFTKYIYQWLERLLKEPLHFRCGFDIIVPWPENVNHPPAHPIPMWFRHQFDGHSIVRIVQANLGDNWIGFSFCVAFEEHISHLKPAQV
- the LOC131653625 gene encoding disease resistance protein RUN1-like isoform X1 gives rise to the protein MASTSNNSSSLRVCKYDVFLSFRGIDTRNTFINHLYHHLIRKGISVFKDDQTLQKGKSISRQLLQAIRDSRVSIAVFSKYYSKSTWCLNEMAVIAECHTQFNQTVIPVFYNVDPSHVRKQIGLFEISFNSSSQTKKLKPDLIDRWKKATSELANLVGFDVRDKPEFSEIEKIVQAVIKSLNHKFSGFTNDLVGMQPRVEELEKILKLNSKDDDFRVLGIWGMGGVGKTTHAAALYDRISYQFDARCFISNTSKLYMDGGIVAVQKQILRQTLDERNLDSYDTCDIAEIMLNRLHSGIKVLLVLDNVDQLEQLQELGINPKLLWSGSRIIITTRDEHILRVYEADTIHKVPMLNSNDACELFRRRAFKGEDQSSNCVELIPEILKYAQNLPLAIKVVGSFLCTRDATQWIDALDRLKNNPDSRIMDVLQMSVDGLEHEEKEIFLHIACFFKGEREVYVKRILDACGLHPHIGIQRILEKSLITIKNQEIHMHDMLQKLGKKIVRHRFPEEPGSWSRLWQYHDFYQVLTTETGTNNVKAIVLDQKESFSKCRAEGFSNMRNLALLILYHNNFSGNLDFLSHNLRYLLWHGYPFTSLPSNFEPYYLMELNMPDSSIQRLWEGRKDLPFLKSLDLSNSKYLRETPKFFWTPKLERLDFTGCTNLLQVHPSIGHLTELVFLSLQNCSSLVDLDFGSVLNLNSLRVLRLSGCSKLENTPDFTGASNLEYLDMDGCTSLSKVHESIGALSKLRFLSLRDCIILTGIPNRINTMTSLVTLDLCGCLKLVTLPLRRTFSSSYMKDTTLPLGRAFSPSHMQSLIVLDVSFCNLHEVPNVIGELRCLERLSLQGNDFKLLPHTFSKLGKLAYLNLAHCHELQTFPHINTLKDSSLGGSYFKMTSGSRDHRSGLYAFDCPKVKFFLSNPQEYFTKYIYQWLERLLKEPLHFRCGFDIIVPWPENVNHPPAHPIPMWFRHQFDGHSIVRIVQANLGDNWIGFSFCVAFEVNNLSANSGSSHGSLSLELPHPFYLSFESEQTEERFDMLLSLELNKIDGSKHLWIIYISQEHCHFVKTGAHISFKACPGLIIKKWGLRVLGEKGTVKLSSHGFEESEVHHLMFDYVEKNISRHGPKIQLPYNWLVSEEEEVENSQAKLKEINLSNLGL